One window from the genome of Oryza glaberrima chromosome 3, OglaRS2, whole genome shotgun sequence encodes:
- the LOC127768822 gene encoding 60S ribosomal protein L18-3: MGIDLVAGGRNKKTKRTAPKSDDVYLKLIVKLYRFLVRRTKSPFNAVILRRLFMSKTNRPPLSLRRLVRFMEGKENQIAVIVGTVTDDKRVYEVPAMKVAALRFTETARARIVNAGGECLTFDQLALRAPLGQNTVLLRGPKNAREAVKHFGPAPGVPHSNTKPYVRSKGRKFEKARGRRNSKGFKV, translated from the exons atg GGTatcgacctcgtcgccggcggccggaacAAGAAGACCAAGCGCACGGCGCCCAAGTCCGACGATGTCTACCTCAAGCTCATCGTCAAG CTCTACCGCTTCCTGGTGCGGAGGACCAAGAGCCCCTTCAACGCCGTGATCCTGAGGCGGCTCTTCATGAGCAAGACCAACCGCCCGCCGCtctcgctccgccgcctcgtCAGGTTCATGGAGGGCAAG GAGAACCAGATCGCCGTGATCGTGGGCACCGTTACCGACGACAAGAGGGTCTACGAGGTGCCGGCGATGAAGGTGGCCGCGCTCAGGTTCACCGAGACCGCGAGGGCTCGCATTGTGAATGCTGGTGGAGAGTGCCTTACCTTCGATCAGCTGGCGCTCCGCGCTCCTCTGGGCCAGAACACG GTTCTCCTGAGGGGTCCTAAGAACGCCAGGGAAGCAGTGAAGCACTTTGGTCCTGCTCCTGGAGTGCCACACAGCAACACCAAGCCTTACGTGCGCTCAAAGGGAAGGAAGTTTGAGAAGGCGAGAGGAAGGAGGAACAGCAAAGGCTTCAAGGTCTAA